From the Longimicrobium sp. genome, the window ACGGCGAAACGCCGCCCGTCGAGCTGGCCGACCTGAAGCTCGTCGTGGCCTCCGAGGGCGACGAGTCCGCGGCCGGCGAGGCGGCGCGCGTGGCGGAGATCGTGGCCCGCGCAGAGAACATGGCGCGCACGCTGGGGAATCTCCCCGGCAACGTCGCCACCCCCTCGAAGCTGGCGGAGGTGGGGCGCGAGGTGGCCGGGAAGTTCGGGATGAAGGTCACCGTCCTGGGGCCGAAGGAGATGGAGGACGAGGGGATGGGCGCGCTCCTGGCCGTCGCCCGCGGGTCCGACGAGGAGCCGCGCTTCATCGTCCTCGAGCACCGCGGCGGACCGGAGGATCAGAAGCCGCTGGTCCTCGTCGGCAAGGGGCTGACCTTCGACGCCGGCGGCATCTCCATCAAGCCCGCGCAGGGGATGGAGGAGATGAAGTTCGACATGTGCGGCGGCGCCGCCGTCCTCGCCGCCATGCAGGCCATCGGCGAGCTGGGGGTGAAGGCGAACGTGGTCGGCATCGTCCCCAGCAGCGAGAACCTGCTGGGCGGCCGGGCGATGAAGCCGGGCGACATCTTCCGCGCCGCGTCGGGGAAGACCATCGAGGTGGTGAACACCGACGCGGAGGGGCGCCTGATCCTGGCCGACGCGCTGCACTACGCCAGGCGCTTCGAGCCCGCGGCCATGCTCGACGCGGCCACGCTCACCGGCGCTTGCGTGATCGCCCTGGGCCACCAGGCCACGGGGATCATGGGGAACGACGAGGCGCTGCTCGACGAGGTGAAGCGGGCGGGCGACCGCACCGGCGAGCGCTGCTGGCCGCTGCCGATGTTCGACGAGTACCGCGAGCAGATCAAGAGCGACTACGCCGACATCAAGAACAGCGGCGGGCGCCCGGCCGGCACCATCACCGCCGCGTGGTTCCTGCGCGAGTTCGTGGGCGACGTGCCGTGGGTGCATCTCGACGTGGCGGGGACGGCGTACGGGGACGGGAAGCTGGCCTACCTGAGCAAGGGCTCCACCGGCGCCCCCACGCGGCTGTTCGTGGACTGGGTCCTGTCGCGCGCCGGATGAGCCGCGTCCTCCGCCTCGCCTTCCTCTCCGCCGCGCTGGCCCTGGGGCTCGGCGCGGCGCCCGCGCGCGTCCACGCCCAGCGCGACACCATCCCCACGCGCCCGCCCGCCCCGCGCGACACCGTTCCGCGGCCGCCGCGCGACACGGTCCCCCACGCGCGCCGCGACAGCGCGCAGGTCGGCATCCCCCCCGAGGCGGTGCGCGGGGACACGATCCCCGGCGCGAAGCAGGACACGGCGCCGCCGGACTCGACCGTCGCCGCGCCCAGCTTCCCGCTGCATCCCCTCCCGCCGTCGAACGGCTTCTCCGACGGCGCGTACTTCCTCGGCCCCGAGCAGTTGCAGTACTTCCACGGGCTGTCGCTGGCCGAGCTGCTCGACCGCATCCCCGGGCTGGTCCTGACCCGCACGGGCGCGTTCGGGCGGCCGCTGGGCGTCTCGCCGTTCGCCTCGGGCGGGGGGCGGTTCCGCATCTTCCTGGACGGCTACGAGCTGCGTCCCCTGAACGCGGCCACGCCCGACCTGCAGCGCGTTCCCCTGGCCAACGTGCAGTCCATCCGCATCCAGCGGGGGCTGGACGAGATCCGGGTGGACCTCACCTCCCTGAAGCTGGCCGACGCCCGCCCCTTCGCGCAGATCGAGGGGATGGACGGCGACCTGGGAACGCGCGCGCTGCGCGGG encodes:
- a CDS encoding leucyl aminopeptidase; its protein translation is MNVSVLRSELASLETPLLAVPVFEGNGADPAVAALDVALGGLITAVRDRGDLRGKEGDVLLLHRSGGGVAAQRVLLVGVGKPDALTPERLRKAGGAAAKQAAKARSAALTFALPASSLSAAEAARAVTEGVVLGAYAFTELKSNGETPPVELADLKLVVASEGDESAAGEAARVAEIVARAENMARTLGNLPGNVATPSKLAEVGREVAGKFGMKVTVLGPKEMEDEGMGALLAVARGSDEEPRFIVLEHRGGPEDQKPLVLVGKGLTFDAGGISIKPAQGMEEMKFDMCGGAAVLAAMQAIGELGVKANVVGIVPSSENLLGGRAMKPGDIFRAASGKTIEVVNTDAEGRLILADALHYARRFEPAAMLDAATLTGACVIALGHQATGIMGNDEALLDEVKRAGDRTGERCWPLPMFDEYREQIKSDYADIKNSGGRPAGTITAAWFLREFVGDVPWVHLDVAGTAYGDGKLAYLSKGSTGAPTRLFVDWVLSRAG